The genome window tccgcagCCAGACTAACCGATcccagggagcggggccgggCTTCCAGCTTCCGGGCTTCCCCTCTAGTCTCTccgcagagctggggatggactTCCCGGGTCACacgctgccgccgccgcctccaTTGTGAGCCGAGCGCGGACCGAGCTTGCAGGTGAGGGGGCCCCGGGGAAAGCGCGGGGGCCGGGCAGGGAAGTGACTCTGCCCCGAaggcccctccccgccccagctctgctcccggggggTGCAAGTCCCATagctgctgccccccacccccggaccctcctgggctctgcctcccctgcGCCTGCAGGAGCCGAGCCGGCCCCGGGAGAGCGACCGCCCGGGCCGGGCCAGGGCCCGAGTCTCCCAGCccgagggggcaggagggagccgggggcagcaggagcaatggggggagggagattcccggctcccagccctgcccagccccattccctgcagcccccccgccccggggcagTGACTGtcctggggagaaggggaggggcagggagaggaaaagccagttcgTGCCTCCGCCTGGTCCCCGCGCTGCTCGGGGGACGTGCTGCCCTGGGGCAGGGTCAGGGGGGTCCCCCAAAGAGGCACCTTTGATTATGCTCGTTGGCTACACAATTTCTTTCTAAAGGGACCTTTTCAGTTACTTACAAACTGCTGAAAGTCActagatgcacctttggtctgagccagtctggcagCAGTCCCTATGTTTATCTTTAGGATAGAAAGTCTCTGTCCAGAGTGAATTTGTAATGGAAACAGATAATAAGCACCACTTAGCCTCATTTTGAGCAAGGGGGAAATGACCCTTttaccattattttaaaaaagtattatcAACTTTTGAACTAATTGGGTAGCAGAAGGATTTAGGCTGGTAACTTTACATTAGATGCAGAGAGAATTCCTAGGTCAGACATGCTTGTCTCTCAGCTCCGGTTAAAAATGACCTGTGATGTGTGTGTTTTCTGAGGGCTCAATAGCTCTCCATTCTTCACACACActgatttctttttccatttggTAAGTTTTGTTTATTAACTTAGGATCTGATTTTGCCAACACTTCCACACATGCTTGTCTTTAGCCATCTGAGCGGCATTACTGAGTTTATTAAATCTCTGTTACTGACCAGATCTAAAAATGTCTCACAGATTTACTCCCAGTGGCAGGGGCAGAGTCTGTGCTATAATCAAATGACCAAGGCCAGGAATTTTAGTTACAAGACCCTAAAAGTACATTTCCAAATCCATATTCAGGCAGCGGAATAAGTGGCCTGGTATCGATAGCTCTGGACACTCAGAACTGAACCCCAGTGTTGCAGGCTCAGCGTTTTTGAAACTCAGGCCACTTATTGAGAGAACTGAATGCTGGGCCCTAGCTTCATGTTGCTCATTTGTTTGCTTGAGCCCCAAGTAGGAATTCCCATTTCCAGACCTGACATGATCTCCTGGCTGGAGTGAAGGGAGGAGCTGTGGGTCCCCAGTCtccagggagaggaggaaagagagataCTGAGATGTGCCTGCAGAGGTAAGGAATTGGCAAAAGTGGCTCCGAAATCGTGTTTCACATTCTCATGACAAATGCCACTCCTGAGTTTTCACCAATCCTGTGTGCCCATGTGGAAACAAACTCTCCTAACTATCCAGATTGGAATTAGGTGGCATAATTGGTTCCCTCCTTTCTGTCTCTGGGGAAGGATTTGGGGGCAGTTGTTTGGTGTGTTTCCCCTTTACCACTCCTCTTTTGGTTCATCCCCTTTTTTCTGCAGCACAGGGCGTGACTCTGAACTGGATTATCTCTCTGTCTCTGGGACGGTGAGTGAGACCAAGGAGGAGAATCCTCAGCTGGGAGTCTTGGAGCAGGGGGAACCACACGGGACAGTTTGGGGAGATCCTAGGAGACTCAGCCCAGGCCATACGGGCACCCGGGAAAAGAGCCAGAGCAGAGACAGCGTGAATCAGCTCACCAGAGCAGAGGGGTTGGAAAAATCAAAGAAACTGCCCAGCAGAGAATCCCCCTGGAGACAGACCCAGTATGTTTGGTGACTGTGGGAACAGCTTCCCTGGGAGTTCAGCCCATATTACTCCGCAGACAATCCACATGGGAGAAAAACGCTATAGATgtgctgagtgtgggaaaagcttttcTCAGAGTACTACCCTCGTTAACCATCAGAgactccacacaggagagaagccctatGTCTGCCCCACATGTGGGATCAGCTTTGTTCAGCTCTCTCAAGTTATTagacaccagagaatccacacgggagaaaAGCCCTATACATGCCTGacctgtgggaaaagcttcagtgatAAATCACATTTCAATCAACACCAGaagatccacacaggagaaaaacCCTATACATGTCTGacctgtgggaaaagcttccgaTACAGTTCAGCTCTTACCACACATCAGAGAAAACACACTGGAGAGAAACCTTATAAATGTCCCGAGTGCCAAAAATCCTTCAGTGACAGTTCAATCTTTAGCAGGCATCGGAGGGtacacacaggagagaagcccttCAAATGCTGtgattgtgggaaaagctttgGGGAGAGCTCAGACCTTCTTGTACATCAGAGGGTacacacgggagagaaaccctataaatgccttgagtgtgggacaAGTTTCAGGGTACCGTCAGCACTTATTGTACATCAGAGAGTACACACGGGAGAGAGGCCCTATAAGTGCCTGACCTGTGGGAAAACATACCGGTGTAGCTCTCACCTTactaaacatcagagaatccacacaggcaAGCAATCCTTGAAGTGCCCTGAATAGGGAAGGGCCAAGTGAATAACGTCTTTGCCAGTTCCCAAGAACCTCAGAGCGTCAGGCCAGGCTGGAGTGGCCGTGTAATGGGGACATGCAATGGTTATAAAGCAGAGAATAAAATCCCATTCCTGGAACAGAGTCATgcagagcaggaggctgggatAAGATTCCCACATTGTGATGGAATTTGATTATGCTTTTTCAAGACTCTCTGAATGTCCTCTGATGAACTACTACATTTAAGTTAATTCCCCACAGGAGAGTTGGCAACCATAccagagtgctgggcaattccctgaGCTGAGCTCTCCCACAGAGAGCTGATCGCAGACTCTGGGTGATTCTATAGCTGggcgtgtccctacctgtgtggcTGGAAAGAGGGCTTTGAGAGCCTCACACAGCAGCACAGAGTATGGTGGGGCCAGGCTAGGGGGACAGGCACACTCAGTGGAACCCCAGCACATCCGGTGGCACCCTGGGAATGGGGGCCCAACCTGTCAGagcactgcacacacttctcccccagGAAAGGATAAGAGAACAAACAGGCTGCTTATTACACCATGGATAGGTAGGGGTGCTCACATACTGTGGGGATGAGCACGGTATAAGCACCCACACAGAACAGAATTTATCTTATGCTCTGTAACCTCTCATTTCTACTTGATAGTATATTGTTTAATAAAATGGATACATTCAGGAGCAATAATGGTCTCCATGAGGTTTGAAATGCAATGTCCTGACCTTGGCCTTCGGATgactttgttcaatatcttcataaatgatctggaggatggtgtggattgcactctcagcaaatttgcagatgatactaaactgggaggagtggtagatacgctggaggggagggataggatacagaaggacctagacaaattggaggattgggccaaaagaaatctgatgaggttcaataaggataagtgcagggtcctgcacttaggatggaagaatccaatgcaccgctacagactagggaccgaatggctaggcagcagttctgcggaaaaggacctaggggtgacagtggacgagaagctggatatgagtcaacagtgtgcccttgttgccaagaaggccaatggcattttgggatgtataagtaggggcatagcgagcagatcgagggatgtgatcgttcccctctattcgacactggtgaggcctcatctggagtactgtgtccagttttgggccccccactacaagaaggatgtggataaattggagagagtccagcgaagggcaacaaaaatgattaggggtctagagcacatgacttatgaagagaggctgagggagctgggattgtttagtctgcagaagagaagaatgaggggggatttgatagctgctttcaactacctgaaagggggttccaaagaggatggctctagactgttctcaatggtagcagatgacagaacgaggagtaatggtctcaagttgcaatgggggaggtttagattggatattaggaaaaactttttcactaagagggtggtgaaacactggaatgcgttacctagggaggtggtagaatctccttccttagaggtttttaaggtcaggcttgacaaagccctggctgggatgatttaactgggaattggtcctgctttgagcagggggttggactagatgaccttctggggtcccttccaaccctgatattctatgattctatgattctatgacggtTTATTTGTGACGTTCCTGCTGTGCAGGAGGAGGAATAACATGGGTCTGAGTTTCTTAGATTCATTCATCAGGAGAGGAGAAGAATGTGAGAATGGGCTTTGTGGGGTGAGATGGGACCTTCAGGAAAGTCtctgtaatttaaaagaaacatgtAAAGAGTCTAGCAGGGCTCTGCTGTTTATTCCCTATAGTTACCATGAATTCATAGATCAAGAaggtttagctcagtggttctcaacccgcacCTTGTGGGCCACTTGCAggctgcagcccaatcagcacgcAGCTGCAGCccgtgtgacatcctcagggccatacaggtagtatatatgttgtgtggatgcagcccacataacacagagagagctgcatatgagGCCCACAAGGGAAATAGCTTGAGAACCACGGGTTTAGCGAGATGACTGAGTTGCTGATTGTAAGGcaatgtttcctctaattttttgcATCCACGTGTgtaatgaattttatgtgcaccaatatggaggtgctGTATGGGAGAGGCTCAGGTCtcgggcagagggctggggtgtgggggtgcaagggttctggctgggggtgttgctcgggtggggcctgggatgaggagtttgaggtgcaggaagggacttagggctggggcagagggttgggatgtgggggttagggtttagggttaggggttagggttaggggagttaggggttagggttggtttaggggttagggttcgGGGTTAGGAgtagggtaggggtagggttaggggttagtGTCGGTTACGGTTAGAGGTTTAGGATTAGAGGGATAGGGTTTGGGTTGGTTAGGGTTACGGTGGGTTAGGATTAGGTtaggggttggggtttgggttcGGGGGTTAGGTTTAGGttttagggttggggttgggggttaggctagggtgagggtggggggtcagagggttagggttagggttcggtTAGGGATTAGGTTTAGGGGGtaaggggtagggttagggttaggttagggtttaggttgggttagggtttagggttaaggTTAGGTTTaggggttaggttagggtttagaGTTTAGGTTAGGCTTAGGGTTTGGGGTTCGGGTTTAGGGTTCGGTTTAGGGTtc of Natator depressus isolate rNatDep1 chromosome 11, rNatDep2.hap1, whole genome shotgun sequence contains these proteins:
- the LOC141996284 gene encoding uncharacterized protein LOC141996284; amino-acid sequence: MFGDCGNSFPGSSAHITPQTIHMGEKRYRCAECGKSFSQSTTLVNHQRLHTGEKPYVCPTCGISFVQLSQVIRHQRIHTGEKPYTCLTCGKSFSDKSHFNQHQKIHTGEKPYTCLTCGKSFRYSSALTTHQRKHTGEKPYKCPECQKSFSDSSIFSRHRRVHTGEKPFKCCDCGKSFGESSDLLVHQRVHTGEKPYKCLECGTSFRVPSALIVHQRVHTGERPYKCLTCGKTYRCSSHLTKHQRIHTGKQSLKCPE